Sequence from the Castanea sativa cultivar Marrone di Chiusa Pesio chromosome 12, ASM4071231v1 genome:
TGTTAACCTCTGTGCCTTTACGGTTATCACTCATTGGGGTTTGTCTATGATCTGTACGTAGTCGCATTGAAGGCAACAATAATCTAGCCTGAATGAAGTTGGCTTAAAGTACATTCTCATCTAGTAGTATGCTTGGAACTCAATATGTAATGTAATCATGGGAACTAATCGAATTAATTAGGTCACATTTGTTGTCCTTGTGTTCTGCGACTTAGCATATTGTGCGGCTGTAGAATTTAATTTGAGTTTTAGTAAGAGCGCAGAGATAAGCACATAGAAACCGGAACAACTTTCACATTAGGAAGACAATACAAACATATCTAGTTTCCGGCTGTGATTCTATATATTATGCAGACACATTAGAATACAGATTTTAATTTGTTGGTAACTTTCCATTTTACATCTCAGGATCTCACTCTTTATTTCTTTGCTTTGAAACTGGTTGGGAATTTGGAGGAATACCTTGTTGATTACGAAAGACATTATTTGGATCAATGAGTGTCTTGACTCTAACTAGTCTATCGTAATTTTTCAAGAAGTACTTTTCACCCCATAGCCTGGCAATCTCTACGGCATCCTCTGGTTGAACACTAGGACTAACCAATTTCATCACTCCAAGGTCAAAGTCCATGTAATTAACAAAAGCAGCCCTAGGACCACTTGAAACAAATGGTGCCATTGAATTATAGAATCCTCTTATCCAATCTATGTACTGGCTGCTTTTgttattatcttcttctttccaAGTCACCAGGTACTGAATTGAAAAAAGGTTGCCTCTTCTATGTGGAAAAGGGATGTAGTCACTGCTTATATTTTGCATAATCCCACCATAGGGGTCTAAGATGATATGACCCTTGGGCTCCTTCTCAAGAGTGTCCAGGGCAGCCCTTATGCCCATTAAAGAAATTGGAGTTCTCACATAGTCAGATTTGGCCTTGAAAAATCCCTTGTCTTGCAGATACCTATTTTTCAAGTCCGAGACTGAGCTTCCATTGCTTAGGCCAGAGAAGAATACAACTGATTCAATCCAAGTCATTTCCTTGCAATCTTCTTCAACTATACCCAACTCAGGAAACACCTGTTTTAGAATGGAAATGGCTTTGCTCCTAGGACCCAGATAAAAGCCGTTAAACGAAGCTGATATTCCGGGACTTATAGCTTCTGGCAGATTAGCACCGACGAAACATGATAAATAGAAGTTATCTTCTAAGTAGGGTGCAACGTATTGCCACTTGTTCACTAACTCTGCTACATGGCTTTTGGTGCCTGGTCTAGACACTGTGAAAGCAGTCACAGTTGGTGGCACTTCCAACAATTTGATTTTCCAAGAATACACAATCCCccaaacaccaccaccaccacctctaaTTGCCCAAAACACATCCTCTCCCATAACTTCCCGAGATAACAACTGTCCATTAGCATCAATAAGAAGTGCATCCACCAAATTATCAGCTGCAAGTCCATATTTCCTGGATAGCAAGccaaatccaccaccaccaatatgCCCACCAGCCCCTACAGTGGGGCATGATCCAGCTGAGAATCCATGACTACCTTTGCTTGACTTAGCAATGGCATAGTAGGTCTCACCCAGTGTGGCTCCCCCCTCCACCCAGGCCGTTTCAGTTTCCAAATCCACCAGAACTCGGTTCAAATTCATCATGTCAATAATGACAAATGGACCTCCATCAGTGGCAACATACGAAGTTCCTTCATAGCTGTGCCCACCGCTTCTTACTCTAATTTCCAATGACCATTCTCTGCAGCAAATCAAAGCGTGCAGTAGCTGGTCCACAGTCTCCGGCAGTATAATGGCTATTGGCTTAGGAATCGTGGACTCCACGAACCTCAGATTTTGAATGGAAAAGTTGAGGAGCTTAAAGTAAGCTGTTGGCTGATCATCGCTTTCTAAGTCCCCAGGGAATGTGGTGAAGTTTTTAATGTTATGATGAGTCAAACAAAAAGTGATCATGTGATCAGTGGCTGCAGCCACAGCTGTGGATGCAGACAAACAATAAGGAACAAGAAGTAAGGCTAGGAAGAATTTCACGATTAAAAAAGGAATTATTAATGAGTTGTTCTTCTCACTCTCGGGCTTCATCATGGCTTAATTGTAACAGTAGTGCTAGATTTGAAGCTGTTGGTTTGAGAATATCTATGGAGAAATTATTGTGGAGTTGGGAGGATATATAATCTGATATGATTCGTTGGGTACAAAGAGATATGGGTGGCCggccatttatttttaattagtaGTTTTTAGAGTTTGAGCAAAGTGCAACTCTTTTGAATACGCAATCGCCTCAAAAATACCATAGAAGGCGACAAAACTTCTCTGCATGAAATTAAAAGAGGTTAGATGTACATGTAGACTACAATGGTAGAGTGTAGCAGAGAGACTCGTGTAATTTTCAGCATGAATgacataattataataaattaattaatactaataaataaaaagctggATCCCCAATTTATAACATAcatatgcatgcatgcatgccgGCCAACCATTTATCCAAGGCTGCCCACGTTTTGcttatttgtctttttttttttttttttcccgagtGACATTATTAAAAGAGTATGTATAACggagctatatatatatatatatatatatatatatatatatatatatatatatatgtatgtatgtatactATCATGTGATGTTCTTCGAAGGATTCtggtttatttttaaactaCGCCTGCCAGACCTTCGTCTTCATAGTTTGATTGGGTAACTTCTACCAGGATGGGtcttttacacacacacacacgtgtgtgtgtgtatatatatatatgatcaatGATTAGTAGTCATTAATATTTTCGTCGCCCTTGATTTATCTGAAATTCCTAACATCaagcttaattaaaaaattcatgatAAGATAATAAAGAACTTCAAAAGCCAAGGGCATATGCTCCCCTCCCTCTGCCACTGAAGGGGActcaagaaaaaagaattcagGGATTAAAATCTGATTTGGAggatatatataaactaaattttaaagGAAACACCCGTGTGAACGAATGAGAAcgagaaagaaaaacataaattacaGAAATAGAGAAGATTCGATAGCTAGAACTAAAGTATACATGTAGAAAAGGGATTGACAAGCTTACTTAAAAGTGGGTAGGCGGACTGGCTGCTATGTCCCGCAACTTACCGAatcaaattgatgaagtttgaAATTTAAGTAATTTACTAGTTACAGGTAaggatattatttttttcaagagATGCTATCTcgacaatatttttacaacaaatcatagatggttagttgttattggttctattTTGTACTcaccattgaaattatttttctactcCCCTAACAACAATCGGTAACAACTTATTatataagatttgttgtaaaaatattatgaaaatattgtgaatataacatcTCTCATTTCGTATTCTACTAagctttgttttattttcaatctatatttaattaataggaGTTGGTTCCTCTTTTTTAGGATTAGATTGTAagctttgttttattttcaatctatatttaattaataggaGTTGGTTCCTCTTTTTTAGGATTAGATTGTAATGAGTTGATGTCATCCTTGGTTATTTATGTACATTAaatgtattaataaaaagtaGTCTCATCATATGCGCACATATGGGATGagcctctttttattttaagtttaatgttataatttttcaatttgaatttgtcTATTGTTAAAGAGGTTACAAGGGAAGGGTTTTTAAGaagctaaaatttagaattttgaaaattagtaAAATGCTTGATTTGGTGTGTgctattttttaggaaaaaaaatgtatcaaatatGTGTGAGATATATTTAAGGACTTAGTTTAGATCTAGTGTATCCAGTGTACTGGACTGAGTTAGATAGTGACACGTGCCTAAAATTAGTAAAATGCTTGATTTGGTGTGtgcttttttttagaaaaaaaaaatgtatcaaacatGTGTAAGATATATTTAAGGACTTGGTTTAGATTTAGTGCATCCAGTGCACTGGACCCGATTAGATTGTGACACGTGTCTAAAAGTggacacatgtcatcatctcAACGGGTTCAGTATTACTGGACACTGGACTTAAGCTTGTCCCTATATACTAAATGGAGAgtgtgtgctaatttttaggaaaaatgttTCTCACgtcatttttgttttggaattttgttgaattacaattttatctctatttttattttttagaaattaataaggattatttaattagattagaggtatttttgacttttttttagtcataactaactttttgaatcatcttaaaatatatagagattgagcaaaaaattaactaaaaataactATTTTCTTTCTAAAGTTCAGGAGtaattatgtattttatatcaaatgatACCACATCATCTGTATTATAATCCAACAAACAAGAGATAAGTGAAAAATACACTATTGCTAACACATATCTTTTATTTGTTAGtaagataattaatttttgcaGACATGTTTTTtccttattgaattttgataccgtggtatcatttgatactAAATATTTTCTCCTTAACTATCTACCTTTtacatttattaaattttctccaaagtccaaacactCTGAGGCGCTCATAAAAGTAGGCACTACCGAATGCATATAAGTAATTACCtcgacaaaaataaaaagtaattatttcgacaaaaataaaaaatccaagatGACGAACGTCAAAGATGTATCTTCCTCAATTTATTTACTTGCCAAATTTTACACAAAAGTAGTGGGATATGAAATTTTGAAGAGTACGTTTCCATTTATAAAGGCcagttacatttttattttaaagataaatTACATTGTGGCAATGGAATATATTATTTAACAATACATTGTTATTAGTCAAGAATCTTATAGTTCAACTGACATTTTTCAGTGTCTTTAATAGAAACATCCAAGATTTAAATTTCTTTCATTGatgtataaaaattaaaataaaaaacatttttcatatgattttttttaaataaaaaataataataattatgactgttttttttacactttactTTACTATCAAATGAAGACATCAgcaattattgaaaaataaattcaaagacatcaataagttttcttttctttttggatgtGTATAGGCTAAATACAAACTCTAAGTCCTTTAATTTCACCATGTTCAGGTCTTTTCAAATGATCTTATACTTTAAAGATCATATGGAATTGCTCTACAAAGTAATAACTTCTTAAAAATATCCATTCGTGTTTAGTTAAAAATAAGGATCTATTGTTGATAGTGCATCACCCATGCTATATTGGTGTGCACTGTGTAGGTTTTTTTAGGACATTTAATAAGTTAAGGATTTTTATACTAaacaataaagtaaaaaaagctaatttattttcttttgataaattgAGAACCAATtctatgtatataaaattatcaatgagtaaaacaataccAGTGTCTGCctttatatataatagtaagTCACATGTGCGATGCACatataatattgtaatatttaatgtaagatgattttggaaaatattgtatatgtattacaacataattgttatagaacttTATTGGTAATAATTAAGTCCATCATAAAAAGTAGCAATTATAAATTATACACAAATATCCactataattattcaattgaagtagTGAGAAATATTTTCTCGAAAACAAaagtaatgagaaaaaaaaattaaaagaaaaacaactttAGAGGAATATAAtagaataaaaattgatatagaatgtgtctttctctttctctttaattttaaaacaaaattcacaTCCCAAACACCCATAGTCAATCACATCAGATGCAAGCCTCCCTTCCTTGGTTGTAGCCAACCCATAAGTGTcaagattagatgagacacaatATTAGAATTAAGTAGGTGTTGTTGAAAGATTAAAGGTAAATGCCATCAATTTATGTATGTGTTTATTTGATATGGGATGACATGAAGGGCTATTGACaagtatatataaaagggtagaggtgcaagaggtgaaaatggtgaattaaaatgcaaagagttttgtgtgtatatgtaaaggatgaaaagtcttgaaacattgaactaAAGGATTCAAagaatctttattttttatttagaaatatcttgaaatattgaaccaaataaaacaaaatgtcaatatttaatttattcttatgtTTGATGTGttacttgaaaatatttcaattctctttgcaaATAATGTGCCACTTGGCATGTGTGtgtgatttagaatttaattagttttaacctctttagtttttgtatcTAGTAATTCATTTgtcacaaaaattcaaaacttagaTGAACATATGATGGAAAATTGtactccaattgaaatccaatttataatctatttagactctttgatttttacactcaataatttagttagtataaaataaaaatttaaataaaacacgTGGCATGCAAAATtaagaatccaattaaaatctagttgaattttctttgagttttgccTATATATGTGCAGTACAAATAAAGTATAGTAGGTTAGAACCCATTAGGCTTGTAATTATAACAACCTCCCTCAAACTCAAATGATGAGATCATGAAAGCGTCTTGCGGGGTGTGAATAGAGATAAGCTAGAGAGAACTATGAAATAGATAATGTTGAAAAAGATGATAATCAATCTCaacgtggttttttttttttttttggctgaataatcTTAATATGCTTAGTTGATTCATAAAAGATGTCCTTATAAGCAATCACATTGGTTGTCAGTTGTCACAATAGATGGAACTTGGAAGTGACAAAGGGAGTGGACGCATATTttgtagtaacctacatttaGATGTGATGTCAACTATGGCACAGTATTCAGCCTTAGTAATGAATTGGGCCACACCAGACTATCTCTTACTTTGCTAGGAGATCAAAGAGAAGCCAACGAGGAAGTAGTATCTAATAGTGGATCGTCAATTGGTAGGGCCCTTGTCCAATCAGTATTAAAGTAGGCGGCTCGTGTAACAATGGGAGAAGGAGACTAAAGAAAAGTATTGTAGACCATGTAAAATATGACCCTAAAGATGTTAAGAACCCAAACTATACCATATGCCTTTTAATCTATTAATAACTGTATTTTCTTTAGTTAGTTAGATAGAAATTAAGCACATATAACTCATTTAATACATAGCTTAATTTATAGAGCAtatattgaattaattaaccaattatcGTAATCTATATAAGTCATGGCATTAAAGCtaactcctataaatacatgattatGATTCATCATCAGATATAATTGAAGAGTATCAATTGCTTAGTGCAtttctctcgctctctctctctctctctctctctctctcaatatttctTTATGGAGtgtgactacctcgaattaagttaATTTCCCTATAATTCTTATCCATCTCCATTAGGAACTATCAGATTCCTAACAAGTGGCATCAGAGTCATTCATCCTATGGTCATGATTGAAACCAAATCTACAACACTTCAAAACAAAGCCATTTCCAACTTTTAAGAAGTTCAGAAACAATTCGATATCATTTTGTAGAAATTATCTAATACAAAAACTAGAAGACAACAACACCAAACACCTTGGACCAATGAGAATCATACAATTTTCACATGGATGTGGAAGTATTAGTGTGGTTCCAAGATGTTAAAGATACTAGATTATTTATTGAGAAGTGctacgtctacaatatttttacaacaaatcataggtgattagttgttattggttcaaatttgaacctaacactaagattatttttttgctccaacaataaTAACTAGTAATATCCTGCCAGttaggatttattgtaaaaatattgtgaaaatgttgttgacgtatcatttctcttatttattaGCTAGGATGCTTTTATTCAAGCACTACAAATTAGAATTGGATCTACAGATTATGACAGTCCAATGAAAACTACCACTTAAGAAAACACTGCTCTTGTAAGTAATCCAGTGGTCAATGTTAGCCAAAATCATGTTGCATCAAATGGACCAAGACTTCAAGAGGATTTTAAGGCAGTGACTAAAGAAGAGCTACGAAATCTTGaggcaaagaaaaagaagaatctaCAATGTGCCGCTCTGCAATCTGCTAATTATTAGTATGATGAAGCTGTTATTATTGAAAGGGCCAATATAGTTGGAGTCCAACAAATTAACCGAGTGTTTGAAGCTGTGGAAGAGACCTTGAAAGGACAAAAGACATGGCTTTTGAACTATAAGACATTGCCAATTCTCAAGTTATGGGCTTTGATTAATTGCTTTGGAGCTATTCATGTGATCAACCATTAAGATGCTTTGGCATATTGGGTAAGTGGCAGGTTTCCCCTCATGAAGGTGTCATTTCTCAACAACACtttgtgggcaaggtgttttgAAGGGGATGGAAATTTTAGGAACCCCAAATTATACCATGTCTTTTAATCTCCTAATAGATGTTATATTTCCTTTGgttggttagttagttagttagttgatATAAGAATAAGTTATTTCAGAATTAAGCACATGTAACTCATTTAATAGATGGTATGAGAGCCATACCCTAGTCGGAAGTGTGGGCATCACATGTAAAGATGCGTGTGTATGTAAGGGGATGGATTGTAGAGACCCAAAAGAGAGTCATGTAATCCATGGAATCTCACATCGCCTagaaaaacatatgaagataTACTTATAAGGAGTGAACTCCCTTTGATGTGCAGAAGCTATTTCCCCACTACTGTGTCCTTTGGAGGAAGAACAAAACTATGAAGCATACGAGCCCTAAAACGGACAATATTTACACACTGTTCACAGGACTTGTTGGAAGTGCTGAAATgcgcttctaaaaaaaaaagtgtttttggaCGCGTTGCTTTTCATCCGTATTCAAATGGATACTTAGTTATCCCCTATAAAGGAGATCAAATAATGTCACAAGTTTTTAGTGACTTTCAactattagagcatccacatcagtggatgcatAAATGTGCATAAatgtgcaaaataaaaaaaagtctctaattttacacattttgagaaaaaaaacaccacaTTAGTGGGTGTAAACTCATCTATAAAATGCAAGTTGCTACGGTACCGTGTAACTTTACACGGGTACTGTAGCATGtggatttaatttattaatagttttttctctcctttttgtaTTGACTCTCACCTCCCTCTATTTCTCATTTCATCACTCAGGCGCACAGCACTccctttctctcatctcatcaatCTGGCCTGCTCTAGCTTCCACCGATTGCCGAGGAGCAAGTCGAGTCCGTCGCCTACAAGATCGAGCAAGTCGAGTTGCCAGACGAGTCCGTCGCCTACAACACGAATGGAGTTCTCCGACGGAGAAACCTGAGGATTTGTTCTGAGCGTCGAGGAGCAACAATTAGGCCACCACGTTGACGAAGACAAAGACTTAGACGCTAGGGAGCAGCTCTCAtattctctcatctcatcaatttttggatttttttggtttttttttattaggtttgtttgtttgtttttttactgGTTTTTTTTGGGATTCCGGTGTGATTGGAGGCCGGAGGCGTCGATCTTGAGAGAGATGGTGGCTGATAACGGTGGTTGTGCGGgttgtgttgaatttttttggctgggtttttttttttttatttttttatttttttatactggTTTTCTTTGGAATTCCGGTGTGAATGGAGGCAGGAGGTGTCGATGGTGGCTGATAACGGTGGCTGTGCCAGGTTGTGTTGGGTTTGTGAGAGAGATGAAAGTGGGAaggaaatgaatattttatttgaataaatgtgtataatagataaattgGTATGAGTGTTTTGTAAgagtgaatgtgtaaaatagaaaaagtaagttttttcgTGTAAAATAGAAGGAAATTTTGCATGaactgatgcaaatgctcttagaGACTCATTTACAACAATGCTGTGAAAATGAAAACATGTGCGTCAATTTTCATGAAAAAGAATATATGgccaaatattataaaaaaaaaatgtcaaacataaaggaaaggacaaaaaaaacctaagggTCACATTTATCATATGCCTTTGATTTTTCTATTACAACCTTgaatttttcattccttttccTGACctgcaaaaacaaaattctataGTAGTTACCAATCACAGCACAGCTTAAAAGCAACAGTACAACAATAATACAGCGTCGAAGAAAAATTTGGCCCACGAGAAAGAGTACCAGACCacaaaaaaacttctttaaggGCCTTCTTCCCAAGCAAAATAAATTTCAGATATGTAATTTACTCAAAATGTATTccagaaaaataataataataatcattaaaggatgaaaaaaaaacacacaaatatttGTGATTTATAACACAGACCTTTGGCCTATACTAATTTACTATGCCCTTTCTagggcatttttttttaaataaaaatttaatatataaagaattgcattatcaaaaataaatatagacaATAGACAATAATAGCCCAAGTACATGAGTATTATACTGcccaaaattaaaatgttacAAAACTCCACGAAAATATTAGAAAGCAATGGGGCTGATTCCCTCATCTGTTCATAATGCATTTGGCTCGGGTAGTGAGATGTTTTTGGTTTAGAATCACGTGAGAATTCTTATGGAATTAATTAAAAATCCTGGGGTCAAAGAAAGAAACTCCCTAGTCTCAAATATTTGAAAGTCATTTTCAAAAGATGAATTCTATTGAAAAGAACTGCACTGATTTATTTGTATATCTATCTCAAATTAATgggagaaaggaaaaacaacaatgaaacttgtagagaaagagagagttatTTATAAGTCAGAAAAGGATGATATAGGTTGAGATCAAAACCTTTCTTTTTGATAGAAGCAATCAAGTCCTAAAATAAAAGAGCACATTTCTACTTGCAAATGAAATGCTTCCCATCAAATCAACTAAATTCCAACTTATGCATATTTCTTTGAGAATTACCTCAACCTGTGGGTTTTTGCCACGAAGCAATATATCCACACTCTTCTGTGTCTGCAGGGTGCAAGAGAAGTGATTTAAGATAAGTTAATGATGAAAATAATTATACAACTAAGTAGTACAAACTATTTATACATCTAATTCATCTTAGATTATCATCATCttcactatttaataaaaaaggtAAAGCTCCTACCTCCTCCCCTCCCCATCTTTTCTTTCCaggataaataataaaaattctattaaaatGAAGGGGAAGGCTAATGTAAATGATGGGAAAGGATCATaaaatctacaaaaaaaaaaaaaaaaaaggaataaagagTAAGGCCAAGATCATCAAACCACTCAAGAATGACCTCAAAAACATTGATTTCAGCTTAGTAGCTCCAAACCATCAAATGTACAATTACTTCTTTTCCACCAAATTGCCCACATTAAGCAAAGAGGGACCAACATTTTGAGTAAAACTCCTGTACTTTCCAAAGCAAATCTTCCATCCAGATAACACATTGATCACCTTCTTTAGCATCATCCAATGGATTCCAAATTGTTCTTTGACAATACTCTCAAtaaacactatatatatatggtcatttgactatttatttttcaatttattgacTAATAATgactctttctctttctcttaagaAAAGAGTTCGTATTTATTATAAACAATATATTTCATTCCATTTTGCACTTAAAAGATATGATATCCTAACCATCACAAGTCCCATTTAGGAATGTATCAGCCGTTCAAAAGTACAAACCATGTTGTATCCTAATTTATAGTGCCTTAACAAAATGAACTATccaagaataaatttttttattaaaaaaaaaaatagtgaaagatggaaaaggaaaaataatctTGTGAAGAACAAAAATTTAGGCACTCTGCTAAGCTAGTATCATTGATTGAAGAGGAGAAAACATCTCCTGATAGGTAATGCCTGTCCAATTTCTGTCCAATCCATTTATTCACAATCATAAAAGTTGAAGAGAATGCAATAAAAGAGTCTAGAGGTTACTTTCACCAATTGAATCAACCTCTGAATTAGATCTACTAAGTTGGAACTGCTAATAAAACAAAAGCACATATATCTAAAATAGAGTACCATATAATAAAGTTGTTTCCTACAAATTGTGATTGTGCTAAGTGGATGTcgtttccttttttctttatatattacatatatatattttttaattttttctccttttaccTGTTGATTTTATACACTGTCACTGATTGCAAACTTTCaaggacaaaaataataaaattggaatTTAAAAGACAAATTATAATCACTTTAAATTTAGAAGGTGTAAAAtggattttagcaaaaaatttataataaaattaagggCATATTATACCAACATCCCTTAAGGTTTCACAAAACGAAAATCAcccaaatgtttcaaaaaatggCATTCCCCCTTGAGATTTGTATATATACATCAAATAAGTCCTTGCCTTCTCATATTGTTATTTTCCTACGGGAAtattatatttaacaaaaaaaaaattaaaatcgaAACTAAAGATGAAATAACATTCCCCCTTTGTAAATGAGTACGAAtccttttttaaaaaggaatatTCTGTAAGGAAGTCATGGTAAGAGGGGGTTTAGACTTATCCGTTGcatttacaaaaacaaaaatacttcGTGATAAATGTCAATCAACATACCTGGTGTGTAACCCAATAGTGCCTGTCTCTCATCTCAATCAAGAAATGAAACGCTGGAGGAGCTTGCCTTTCTAGAACAATTTTCTGAGAATTTCTAGTTCGGGCTTCACCATCACCTAAAGTAACAGTCTCTACTCCCCCAACCTAAAAAAGCAAAGGCAACAAACATGGAAAATTGATCCAACATTCATGTACTGAGTTGCAAAttcattcataaacaaatccatttttattttatttatatttccaaacttttatatacttaaaataaattttgacttATAATTATTAAGGGGATCTGCTTGAACATGAGCTttgccaaaatttaatttttttggtccCTTCTAAGGGCTCAATTGCAAACAAAGTCCCATAAGGGAACATTAAGAACACATGAAACAAGGTCATTATCAAACTCGTACACAAAATTATAACTATTTATCACTATTGTTACTAATGTCAATATGTGGGAGAAAAAAGCAAGTTGAgatttagaaaatttattttttgccttGGCAGCCTTTCAGGAATGTGTTAAATATTAGTGATAAAGTATGTCTTGAAATTATTAAGAATAGAAACTGATGCATGCATTCAGAATATAAGTTGGTGTAGAGGGAACAAAACTTAGATCCACAAACCAGGTCAGAGAGAATAGGATTCTTTATTATATTCTCAAGCCGCTGTCCATGAGCAGTACCAATA
This genomic interval carries:
- the LOC142618328 gene encoding berberine bridge enzyme-like D-2, which codes for MMKPESEKNNSLIIPFLIVKFFLALLLVPYCLSASTAVAAATDHMITFCLTHHNIKNFTTFPGDLESDDQPTAYFKLLNFSIQNLRFVESTIPKPIAIILPETVDQLLHALICCREWSLEIRVRSGGHSYEGTSYVATDGGPFVIIDMMNLNRVLVDLETETAWVEGGATLGETYYAIAKSSKGSHGFSAGSCPTVGAGGHIGGGGFGLLSRKYGLAADNLVDALLIDANGQLLSREVMGEDVFWAIRGGGGGVWGIVYSWKIKLLEVPPTVTAFTVSRPGTKSHVAELVNKWQYVAPYLEDNFYLSCFVGANLPEAISPGISASFNGFYLGPRSKAISILKQVFPELGIVEEDCKEMTWIESVVFFSGLSNGSSVSDLKNRYLQDKGFFKAKSDYVRTPISLMGIRAALDTLEKEPKGHIILDPYGGIMQNISSDYIPFPHRRGNLFSIQYLVTWKEEDNNKSSQYIDWIRGFYNSMAPFVSSGPRAAFVNYMDFDLGVMKLVSPSVQPEDAVEIARLWGEKYFLKNYDRLVRVKTLIDPNNVFRNQQGIPPNSQPVSKQRNKE